The Primulina huaijiensis isolate GDHJ02 chromosome 12, ASM1229523v2, whole genome shotgun sequence genome has a window encoding:
- the LOC140990715 gene encoding two-component response regulator ARR17-like, which produces MANNEVFSRLKRAEGTEGSEDLPLPPCFDSHEVHVLAVDDSLIDRKVIEKLLKITSCKVTAVDSGRRALQYLGLDKEENPAEFDGLKVDLIITDYCMPGMTGYELLKKIKSSSTFREIPVVIMSSENVLARIDRCLEEGAEDFIVKPVKLSDVERLKSYMLGEGRIQRHESCFNKRKSCESSDSSSLPSPSPSPPSSPSQVDNSSSPSPPSTSSPSSPISFSSFPSRQSTPCSPTSLESPMRRTKLRFDE; this is translated from the exons ATGGCAAACAATGAGGTATTTTCGAGGTTAAAGAGAGCAGAGGGAACTGAGGGGTCGGAGGATTTGCCTTTGCCACCATGTTTTGATTCTCATGAAGTCCATGTTCTTGCTGTGGATGATAGTTTAATTGATAGGAAAGTAATTGAGAAGCTCCTCAAAATCACTTCTTGCAAAG TGACAGCAGTAGACAGTGGGAGGAGGGCTTTGCAATATTTAGGCTTAGATAAAGAGGAAAACCCTGCAGAATTCGAT GGATTAAAGGTTGATTTGATAATTACAGACTATTGTATGCCAGGAATGACTGGATACGAATTACTGAAGAAAATCAAG AGTTCATCTACTTTTAGAGAAATACCAGTGGTGATTATGTCTTCTGAAAATGTATTGGCTCGGATCGATAG ATGTTTGGAGGAAGGAGCCGAAGATTTCATCGTAAAGCCCGTGAAATTATCCGATGTGGAACGTTTGAAGAGCTACATGTTAGGGGAGGGACGGATCCAAAGACACGAGAGTTGCTTTAATAAGAGAAAATCGTGTGAAAGTTCCGACTCGTCATCCTTACCATCACCATCTCCATCTCCACCATCGTCACCATCCCAAGTCGATAACTCATCGAGTCCATCTCCACCGTCCACCTCCTCGCCATCTTCCCCGATATCGTTTTCTTCGTTCCCATCAAGACAATCTACGCCTTGCTCACCTACATCGTTAGAATCTCCCATGAGACGGACTAAATTGAGGTTTGACGAGTGA